In Zalophus californianus isolate mZalCal1 chromosome 4, mZalCal1.pri.v2, whole genome shotgun sequence, the following proteins share a genomic window:
- the FBXO2 gene encoding F-box only protein 2: MDGDGEPESMGQPEEVSPEGQQEEAGAQEASAGEERPEEEEEEEEEEEEEEAAAAAAAEAAAYLAELPEPLLLRVLAELPAAQLVQACRLVCLRWKELVDGAPLWLLKCQQEGLVPEGGAEDERDHWQQFYFLSKRRRNLLRNPCGEEDLEGWCDVEHGGDGWRVEDLPGDCGVEFIHDESVKKYFASSFEWCRKAQVVDLQAEGYWEELLDTTQPAIVAKDWYSGRGDAGCLYELTVKLLSEHEDVLAEFSSGQVAVPPDSDDGGWMQISHTFTDYGPGVRFVRFEHGGQDSVYWKGWFGARVTNSSVWVEP; the protein is encoded by the exons AGAGCATGGGCCAGCCAGAGGAGGTGAGCccggaggggcagcaggaggaggCGGGCGCGCAGGAGGCGAGCGCCGGGGAGGAGCGgcccgaggaggaggaggaggaggaggaggaggaagaagaggaggaggcggcggcggcggcggcggcggaggcggccGCGTACCTGGCCGAGCTGCCGGAGCCGCTGCTGCTGCGCGTGCTGGCCGAGCTGCCCGCCGCCCAGCTGGTGCAGGCCTGCCGCCTGGTGTGCCTGCGCTGGAAGGAGCTGGTGGACGGCGCCCCTCTCTGGCTGCTCAAATGCCAGCAGGAGGGGCTGGTGCCCGAGGGCGGCGCCGAGGACGAGCGCGACCACTGGCAGCAGTTCTACTTCCTGAGCAAGCGGCGGCGCAACCTGCTGCGCAATCCGTGCGGGGAAG AGGACCTGGAGGGCTGGTGCGATGTGGAGCACGGTGGGGACGGCTGGAGGGTGGAGGACCTGCCCGGAGACTGTGGGGTGGAATTCATCCACGATGAGAGCGTCAAGAAGTACTTCGCCTCCTCCTTTGA GTGGTGTCGCAAAGCTCAGGTCGTTGACCTGCAGGCCGAGGGCTACTGGGAGGAGCTGCTGGACACCACTCAGCCGGCCATCGTGGCGAAGGACTG GTACTCGGGCCGCGGCGACGCCGGCTGCCTGTACGAGCTCACCGTGAAGCTGTTGTCGGAGCACGAGGACGTGCTGGCCGAGTTCAGCAGCGGGCAGGTGGCCGTGCCCCCAGACAGCGACGATGGGGGCTGGATGCAG ATCTCGCACACCTTCACCGACTATGGGCCCGGCGTCCGCTTTGTCCGCTTCGAGCACGGGGGTCAGGACTCCGTCTACTGGAAGGGCTGGTTCGGGGCCCGGGTGACCAACAGCAGCGTGTGGGTGGAGCCTTGA